A single region of the Prochlorococcus marinus str. MIT 0917 genome encodes:
- the crtR gene encoding beta-carotene hydroxylase gives MTQCLSRSDKNKATKKLKSLRDWQNEIQEYLDPPKPLNVTLGLFFGGYFLAIISVWQWYQGNWPLPILVALAFLALHMEGTVIHDACHNAAHPNKWINQFMGHGSAILLGFSFPVFTRVHLEHHKYVNDPKNDPDHIVSTFGPIWLIAPRFFYHEYFFFERKLWRKFELMQWGIERGIFFCIVVAGIKYNFMNVIYNLWFGPALMVGVTLGIFFDYLPHRPFQSRNRWKNARVYPSKLMNLLIMGQNYHLVHHLWPSIPWFEYKPAYEATKPLLDQKGSPQRMGIFESKKDSINFLYDILLGIRSHKERRSKMRPIARILPKKNWRRKYIKLIHKTRIRTESQR, from the coding sequence ATGACCCAGTGCTTATCGAGGTCTGACAAAAATAAGGCAACGAAAAAACTGAAGTCATTACGCGACTGGCAAAATGAGATCCAAGAATATCTTGATCCTCCCAAGCCTTTAAACGTAACTTTAGGTCTTTTCTTTGGTGGATATTTTCTTGCAATAATTAGCGTTTGGCAATGGTATCAGGGGAACTGGCCGTTGCCAATTTTGGTTGCACTAGCTTTTTTGGCGCTTCATATGGAAGGTACCGTTATTCATGATGCTTGTCACAATGCTGCCCATCCAAATAAATGGATCAATCAATTTATGGGGCATGGGTCAGCAATATTACTAGGTTTTAGTTTTCCAGTTTTCACAAGAGTCCATCTAGAGCATCACAAATACGTTAATGATCCCAAAAACGACCCAGATCACATAGTTAGCACCTTTGGTCCTATTTGGTTAATAGCTCCAAGATTTTTTTATCATGAATATTTTTTCTTTGAACGAAAACTTTGGAGAAAGTTTGAACTTATGCAATGGGGAATTGAGAGGGGAATATTTTTTTGCATAGTAGTTGCAGGAATTAAATATAATTTTATGAATGTTATTTATAATTTATGGTTCGGACCAGCATTAATGGTTGGAGTTACTTTAGGAATATTTTTTGATTATCTACCACATAGACCTTTTCAATCTAGAAATAGATGGAAAAATGCAAGGGTTTATCCAAGTAAATTAATGAACTTGCTAATTATGGGACAAAATTATCATTTAGTTCATCATTTATGGCCTTCTATTCCATGGTTTGAATATAAACCAGCTTACGAAGCAACAAAACCACTTTTAGATCAAAAAGGTTCACCTCAAAGAATGGGAATTTTTGAATCTAAAAAAGATAGTATAAATTTTCTTTATGATATTTTACTTGGGATAAGAAGTCACAAAGAAAGAAGAAGTAAAATGAGACCAATAGCAAGAATATTACCTAAAAAAAATTGGCGGAGAAAATATATAAAATTAATTCATAAAACAAGAATCAGAACAGAAAGTCAAAGATAA
- the ileS gene encoding isoleucine--tRNA ligase: MNNVNKDSQKDRPTYKDTLNLLQTNFGMRANATLREPELQAFWSEKKIDFELGLNNSGETFTLHDGPPYANGTLHMGHALNKILKDIINKFQTMKGKKVCFIPGWDCHGLPIELKVLQAMDKTQRSELTPIKLRKKAAAYAKKQVSQQMDGFKRWGVWGNWDQPYLSLDKKFEASQIKLFGEMVFKGYIYRGLKPVHWSPSSQTALAEAELEYPTGHVSNSIYVGFKVDQIPKILTQEISKQAPDLFDSAGQLKEVKLVIWTTTPWTIPANEAISVNQKLDYVIAQNSDGSLIIVANDLMEKVSESIGINYETRVSIKGSNLDGIIYKHPLFDKKSPVVLGGDYITTESGTGLVHTAPGHGVDDFNTGKKYKLPISCPVDAKGFLTKEAGRFEGLNVLKDANVVIINDLINTGSLLKEIPYEHKYPYDWRTKKPTIFRATEQWFASVEGFRANALAAIEDVTWLPDSGKNRIDSMVRERGDWCISRQRTWGVPIPVFYEKNGNEILLNKETISHIAGLFSIHGADIWWEYDVSNLLPPSYLNEADRWQKGTDTMDVWFDSGSSWSSVIYKKENLNYPADLYLEGSDQHRGWFQSSLLTSVAVNENAPFKKVLTHGFALDENGRKMSKSLGNIIDPLVIINGGSNKKLDPAYGADVLRLWVSSVDYSADVPIGSNILKQISDVYRKVRNTSRYLLGNLYDFDYKNDSIEISKLPLLDKWMLNRTAEVIDEITEAYSNFEFSKFFQTIQNFCVVDLSNFYLDIAKDRLYVSSKSDFRRRSCQTVLSLVIEKISGLIAPVLCHMAEDIWQNIPYDLEEASVFQRGWPHVPKSWRNSNFNSHVIELRKLRSAINRMLESCRNNQELGSSLEASVRVDISNKKVQAAIEWLAQSESNNVDVLRDWFLVSSLQIGGEPWAEVLVSEENDLASVEIARAKGFKCERCWHYEIEMSKNKEHSNICKRCEKVVLSI, encoded by the coding sequence GTGAATAATGTCAATAAAGATTCTCAAAAGGATCGTCCCACTTACAAAGACACTCTCAACCTTTTGCAGACTAATTTTGGGATGAGGGCAAATGCAACGCTAAGAGAACCTGAGTTGCAAGCTTTTTGGAGCGAAAAAAAGATAGATTTCGAATTAGGCTTAAACAATTCTGGAGAGACTTTTACTTTGCATGACGGCCCCCCATACGCAAATGGGACACTTCATATGGGCCATGCTCTCAACAAAATATTAAAGGACATAATTAATAAATTTCAAACAATGAAAGGGAAAAAAGTTTGTTTTATCCCTGGATGGGATTGCCATGGCTTGCCTATAGAATTGAAAGTTCTACAAGCTATGGATAAAACACAACGATCTGAATTAACCCCTATTAAGTTGAGAAAAAAAGCAGCTGCTTATGCAAAAAAGCAAGTTTCTCAACAAATGGATGGTTTTAAAAGATGGGGAGTATGGGGGAATTGGGATCAACCATATTTAAGTTTAGACAAAAAGTTTGAAGCCTCTCAGATCAAGTTGTTTGGTGAAATGGTTTTCAAAGGATATATATATCGAGGTCTAAAACCAGTTCATTGGAGTCCAAGTTCTCAAACTGCTCTGGCCGAGGCAGAATTAGAATATCCGACCGGTCATGTTAGCAATAGTATTTATGTGGGATTTAAAGTTGATCAAATACCAAAAATATTAACTCAAGAAATTTCTAAGCAAGCACCAGATTTATTTGATTCTGCAGGACAATTAAAAGAAGTTAAACTTGTCATTTGGACTACCACCCCTTGGACAATTCCTGCAAATGAGGCCATATCTGTTAATCAAAAATTAGACTATGTAATTGCACAAAATTCTGATGGATCATTAATAATTGTTGCTAATGACCTTATGGAAAAAGTATCTGAAAGTATAGGAATTAATTATGAAACAAGAGTATCAATAAAGGGATCAAACTTAGATGGAATTATATATAAACATCCTCTATTTGATAAAAAAAGTCCTGTTGTTTTAGGAGGAGATTATATTACAACTGAATCAGGTACTGGACTAGTACATACTGCTCCAGGCCATGGAGTTGATGACTTTAATACTGGTAAAAAATATAAGTTACCAATTTCTTGCCCAGTTGATGCAAAAGGTTTTCTGACTAAAGAAGCTGGTCGATTTGAGGGCCTAAATGTATTAAAAGACGCTAATGTTGTCATAATAAATGATCTCATTAATACTGGATCTTTGCTTAAGGAAATTCCATATGAGCATAAGTATCCTTATGATTGGAGAACCAAGAAACCAACTATTTTTAGAGCTACAGAACAGTGGTTTGCTTCTGTTGAAGGATTTAGGGCTAATGCACTAGCTGCTATAGAAGATGTTACTTGGCTGCCTGATTCGGGAAAAAATAGAATTGATTCTATGGTTAGAGAAAGAGGGGATTGGTGTATTTCTCGGCAAAGAACTTGGGGAGTGCCAATACCAGTATTTTATGAAAAAAATGGAAATGAAATTTTGCTCAATAAAGAAACTATTTCTCATATAGCTGGTTTATTTTCTATCCATGGAGCAGATATTTGGTGGGAATATGATGTGTCTAATCTCTTACCTCCTTCCTATTTAAATGAGGCAGATCGATGGCAAAAAGGTACTGATACTATGGATGTCTGGTTTGATTCTGGCTCTAGTTGGTCTTCAGTTATTTATAAAAAAGAAAATTTAAATTATCCAGCAGATTTATATTTAGAGGGATCTGATCAACATAGGGGTTGGTTTCAATCCTCTTTATTAACCTCAGTAGCAGTAAATGAGAATGCACCTTTTAAAAAGGTACTTACACATGGTTTTGCATTAGATGAGAATGGCAGGAAAATGAGCAAATCCTTAGGAAATATTATTGATCCTTTAGTTATTATTAATGGTGGTTCAAATAAGAAATTAGATCCTGCTTATGGAGCAGATGTTTTAAGGCTTTGGGTTAGTTCTGTTGATTACTCTGCAGATGTTCCTATTGGATCAAATATACTTAAACAAATTTCTGATGTTTATCGTAAAGTTCGAAATACGTCTAGGTATTTATTAGGAAACCTTTATGATTTTGATTATAAAAATGATTCCATTGAAATTTCTAAACTTCCATTGTTAGATAAATGGATGCTGAATAGAACAGCTGAAGTAATCGATGAGATAACAGAAGCATACTCTAATTTTGAATTTTCAAAGTTTTTCCAAACTATCCAGAACTTTTGTGTAGTTGATTTATCTAATTTTTACTTAGATATTGCAAAAGATAGGTTGTATGTGAGTTCTAAATCAGACTTTAGAAGAAGAAGTTGTCAGACAGTTTTATCCTTGGTTATTGAGAAGATATCGGGCTTAATTGCACCTGTTTTATGTCATATGGCTGAAGATATTTGGCAGAATATTCCATATGACTTAGAAGAAGCCTCCGTATTTCAAAGAGGCTGGCCTCATGTACCTAAATCATGGCGAAATAGTAATTTTAACAGCCACGTAATTGAACTACGAAAACTCAGATCAGCTATTAATCGTATGTTGGAGAGCTGTAGAAATAACCAAGAATTAGGTTCTTCTTTGGAAGCATCAGTTAGGGTTGATATATCTAATAAAAAAGTTCAAGCTGCTATTGAATGGTTGGCTCAAAGCGAATCCAATAATGTTGATGTTTTAAGAGATTGGTTCTTGGTTTCATCTTTACAAATTGGTGGTGAGCCTTGGGCAGAAGTATTAGTTAGTGAGGAAAATGATCTTGCTTCAGTTGAGATTGCAAGAGCAAAAGGATTTAAGTGTGAAAGATGTTGGCATTATGAAATTGAAATGAGCAAAAATAAAGAACATTCAAATATTTGTAAAAGGTGCGAAAAAGTAGTTTTATCTATTTAA
- a CDS encoding DUF3177 family protein, which produces MTEPQFQILVWLSYRIAATFAFGLPLFLLIWAKRSNLRSIDRLLSIYWKVSSLYLISLLFLSVESQLGQVISLIAPILMVSSIWFWFDLNEEIDEMPAHKPIALTTRIWRWTLSYWCVLNTGLHLFSWRCLNSINENYCDTWREIPFNSFMTTKNIIKFILDGNWSTGFATFFAYLALILYLIGLLQWLIIQLPKNGRFAGKF; this is translated from the coding sequence TTGACTGAACCTCAATTCCAAATTCTAGTTTGGCTCTCATATCGAATTGCGGCTACCTTCGCATTTGGACTCCCATTATTTCTATTGATTTGGGCAAAAAGATCAAATTTAAGATCTATTGATCGACTTTTATCAATTTACTGGAAAGTTTCTAGTCTTTATTTGATAAGCCTCTTATTCCTTAGTGTTGAAAGCCAATTGGGCCAAGTAATTTCATTAATTGCACCAATACTTATGGTTAGTTCTATTTGGTTTTGGTTTGATCTCAACGAAGAAATCGATGAAATGCCTGCTCATAAACCTATTGCTTTAACCACAAGAATTTGGCGATGGACTTTATCTTATTGGTGCGTACTAAATACTGGACTTCATCTTTTTAGTTGGAGGTGTTTAAATTCAATTAATGAAAACTATTGTGATACTTGGAGAGAAATTCCATTTAATTCATTCATGACAACAAAAAACATAATAAAATTTATTTTAGATGGTAATTGGAGCACTGGATTTGCCACATTTTTTGCATATTTAGCCCTGATACTATATTTAATAGGTTTACTTCAATGGTTGATTATACAATTACCAAAAAATGGTCGTTTCGCCGGTAAATTTTAA
- the trmB gene encoding tRNA (guanosine(46)-N7)-methyltransferase TrmB, protein MRQHVNPLSQFFQLPLTLPSKNVIFKKSHYPIHIDIGSAKGEFLIELAIKYPDWNFVGLEIREPLVSLCEKKRKQLELNNLKFLFCNVNVSLDEWLSDLDYGQLKRVSIQFPDPWFKRKHFKRRVLKTSLLNSIAKAMSKDGEIFIQSDILKLIESMTNTIDKNRYFNRKYLGDLRCVDKNPYNVKTDREILSLKNNLLIYRAMYIRNSLLFIN, encoded by the coding sequence GTGAGACAGCATGTAAATCCTCTAAGCCAATTTTTCCAGTTACCATTAACTCTTCCCAGTAAGAATGTTATTTTTAAGAAATCTCACTATCCAATTCATATAGATATTGGATCTGCAAAAGGTGAATTTCTGATTGAATTAGCAATAAAATATCCTGATTGGAATTTTGTTGGGCTTGAGATAAGAGAACCTCTTGTTAGTTTATGTGAAAAGAAAAGAAAACAATTAGAATTGAATAATTTAAAATTTCTATTTTGTAATGTTAATGTCAGTCTAGATGAATGGTTATCTGATTTAGATTATGGTCAATTAAAAAGAGTTTCAATTCAATTCCCAGACCCTTGGTTTAAAAGAAAACATTTCAAAAGGAGGGTATTAAAAACAAGTCTTCTCAATTCTATTGCTAAGGCTATGAGTAAGGATGGCGAAATATTTATTCAAAGCGATATATTAAAACTTATTGAATCTATGACTAATACGATTGATAAAAATAGATATTTCAATAGAAAATACTTGGGAGATCTCAGATGTGTTGATAAAAATCCTTATAATGTAAAGACAGATAGAGAAATACTTTCTCTTAAGAATAATTTGCTAATTTATAGAGCAATGTATATCAGAAATAGCCTATTATTCATTAATTAG